The Methanobrevibacter sp. genome contains the following window.
AATTAATTTTAATGTGAAAATGGAAATGGAATTAAATCCAAATTCGTTTAATGTTCTTACAAAAACTCCACTAGAACCCCACATTATTCCAGATAAGATTGGAAAGGATACTATTAATTTTTTATTTAATTCCATGACATTATTTTATAAATCGTTTATACTTATTATTTGGCATATCTTTTTTTACAAATATTTATATATGATAAAAATTAGATATGAAATAACATTCGTATGTTATAAAACAAAATGGTGATATGATGATTAGAAAAGTAACATATCAAACCAAAGGACAAAAAGCAATTGATGGAGCTGGTGTACATTTAGTGCGTGTTTTAGGTAACACCACAACTGATGTTTATGATCCATTTTTAATGATGGATGCATTTGACAGCTCAAATCCTGATGATTATACTGCTGGTTTTCCAATGCATCCTCACAGAGGTATTGAAACCATAACTTTCGTAAGTAAAGGACAAATGCTTCATCAAGACCATTTAGGAACTGAAGCACTTGTTACAGATGGGGAAGCACAATGGTTGACTGCAGGTTCTGGTGCAGAACATGCTGAATTCCCTGGTGGAGAAAGAATGCTCGGAACTCAGTTATGGTTAAATCTTCCAGCAAAGGATAAGATGACTGCACCCCCAGCATATCATAGTATCAGTACTGATGAAATTAAAGAATTCCAATTGGATGGTGGAGTATTAAGGTTAATGACTGGTGAATATGATGGGGAAGAAGGCTGGCAAGGTAAATATTTGCCTGTTGACTTTTATGATATTCATTTGGAACCAAATGCAAAAGTTGAAATTCCTGTTAAAGAAGGATGGTCTGCATTTTTGTTTACATTAATTGGTGATGTTGCAGTAGATGGTACTGTTATCCTTGAAAAAACTGCTGCAAAATTAAGTGATGGAGATCATATTGTATTGGAAACAAAAGATAAAAGTGCTGAAATATTATTATATAGTTCTAAAAGATTGGATGAACCAGTAGCATGGGCAGGACCAATTGTTATGAATACTAATGATGAGTTAAATCAGGCATTTGAAGATTTGGCAAATGGTACTTTTATTAAAAAACAAGCGGAATATTAAAAAGGAATACTATTGTTCCTTTTTTTAGTTAACTTTATATAACAATTGATATTAAGTAGTCATATATGATTAAATTTTAGGAGGGCTTTTTCATGGTAGAATTAAAAGATATTGCTCAGGAAAATGAAGTGGATTTAGAAAACTGTGTCGTTTTTGTAAGAGGTAAAGAGGATATTTTAGCTGTTGATATTTCTAATGCAGGAATTAGGCAAAGAAGTGATGACACAATGGGTTTTACTTTTTCACTCACTCCAAAACAAACTTTAAAATTAGAAGAATACTTTAATAAATTTGCAACCGGTGAAAAATTCTATTTTGATATTTCACAAACAGGATATAGGCCAGTTTATTATAGGGGATTATCTCCAATCACTAAAGAGGTTAGTGAAGAATATGAACCTAAATTTAATGTAACTTTATTTGCACAAAAAGCTATTGTAGAACCTGATGATTCTTATTTCGCACCAACTTGTGCTTGCTGTGAATTTTGTCATT
Protein-coding sequences here:
- a CDS encoding pirin family protein; the protein is MIRKVTYQTKGQKAIDGAGVHLVRVLGNTTTDVYDPFLMMDAFDSSNPDDYTAGFPMHPHRGIETITFVSKGQMLHQDHLGTEALVTDGEAQWLTAGSGAEHAEFPGGERMLGTQLWLNLPAKDKMTAPPAYHSISTDEIKEFQLDGGVLRLMTGEYDGEEGWQGKYLPVDFYDIHLEPNAKVEIPVKEGWSAFLFTLIGDVAVDGTVILEKTAAKLSDGDHIVLETKDKSAEILLYSSKRLDEPVAWAGPIVMNTNDELNQAFEDLANGTFIKKQAEY